Proteins from a single region of Oncorhynchus nerka isolate Pitt River linkage group LG18, Oner_Uvic_2.0, whole genome shotgun sequence:
- the LOC115122497 gene encoding solute carrier family 4 member 11-like, producing MFSVAPVGKLSVMNVLSAMVLGFLLALLIFIDQNIVVSLTNAPENRLLKGTAYHWDLMLSGLINILMSLLGLPWIHAAFPHSTLHVRQLAFVEQRVEGGHLYETIVSVKETRLTSLVANIFIGMSVFLLPVPLQWIPKPVLYGLFLYIALTSIDGNQMCDRMALLLKEQTSYPPAHYIRKVPQRKIHYFTFLQMMQLLVLCGFGMSPLPYMKMAFPLFMVLLIPIRPLARDLQCASTAQCIRCLGLLHVSPAWFVRSCQSRPPVLELPESPSCPELPESPSCPELPESPSCPELPESPSCPELPESPSCPELPESPSCPELPESPSPIPHQSRHRG from the exons ATGTTCAGCGTTGCTCCAGTTGGGAAGTTGTCAGTCATGAACGTTTTGTCGGCCATGGTTCTGGGCTTCCTCCTGGCTCTCCTCATCTTCATCGACCAGAACATCGTGGTCTCTCTCACCAACGCTCCCGAGAACAG gctgctGAAGGGAACAGCGTACCACTGGGACCTGATGCTCTCTGGGCTCATCAACATCCTGATGTCTCTCCTGGGGTTACCATGGATACACGCAGCATTCCCCCACTCCACCCTGCATGTCAGACAGCTGGCCTTCGTAGAGCAGCGGGTGGAGGGAGGACATCTATATGAGAC tatTGTCAGTGTAAAGGAGACCAGGCTAACATCTCTAGTGGCCAACATCTTCATCGGTATGTCAGTGTTTCTGCTACCGGTTCCTCTCCAGTGGATCCCCAAACCTGTCCTCTACGGACTCTTTCTTTACATCGCCCTTACATCTATAGACGGGAACCAGATGTGTGACCGCATGGCCCTGCTCCTTAAAGAACAG ACGTCCTACCCCCCCGCCCACTACATCCGTAAGGTTCCCCAGAGGAAGATCCACTATTTCACGTTTCTCCAGATGATGCAGCTACTGGTCCTGTGTGGCTTTGGCATGTCCCCTCTACCCTACATGAAGATGGCATTCCCTCTCTTTATGGTACTGCTTATACCTATCAG GCCCTTAGCTCGAGACCTCCaatgcgcctccacggcccagtgtatccggtgcctcggcCTCCtgcatgtctccccagcctggtttgtccggagctgccagagtcgccctcctgtcctggagctgccagagtcgccctcctgtccggagctgcccgagtcgccctcctgtccggagctgcccgagtcgccctcctgtccggagctgcccgagtcgccctcctgtccggagctgcccgagtcgccctcctgtccggagctgcccgagtcgccctcctgtccggagctgccagagtcgccctctcccatcccgcaccagagccgccaccgcggatag